The following proteins are encoded in a genomic region of Triticum dicoccoides isolate Atlit2015 ecotype Zavitan chromosome 1B, WEW_v2.0, whole genome shotgun sequence:
- the LOC119350860 gene encoding beta-fructofuranosidase, insoluble isoenzyme 1-like, with amino-acid sequence MTDCEEPPLRQRPQPPRRPRGRGRLATRARRHSPPTAPRPSAGAAAPGSQGPPTEEAPDRHHLQPPPRPATTPPDGPRTPGPPPVPAEIRRPSPNGSREESPRRRRQPHELRPAASSGGGAGLGGPLYYKGWYHLFYQYNPKGADWVNTLWAHSVSRDLINWNVLGLALESSIRSDHYGVWSGSATILLDGTPVLVYTGINRADTPYQVQNVAIPKNKSDPLLREWVKPDYTPIIVPDSGMNVTQFRDPSTAWHIDGQWRILVGGEKGSQGQAYVYWSTDFKHWVRAKHPLHSAINGMWECLDFFPVLVQGKKGLDTSEHSGRVKYVLKSSLEKARYDYYTIGTYNNRTERYVPDDLNGDYHRLRYDYGKFYASKTFFDPAKQRRVLVGWANESDTVPDDIAKGWSGIHAIPRKIWLDPGGKQLVQWPIEEVEQLRRKSVGVTNKVVKPRNHFEVKGLETYQADVEVSFEIPSLERAEPFDHAFSNDAQKLCRMKGADKKGGVGPFGLWVLASANLEEKTAVFFRIFRDGHGKPVVLMCTDPTKSSLGRDLDKPTYAGFVNVNVSSSGEISLRSLIDHSVVESFGAGGRTCIISRVYPSIAIGQNAHLYVFNNGDVDVKVSRLKAWEMQSSKMINSA; translated from the exons ATGACGGATTGCGAGGAGCCGCCACTGCGCCAGCGTCCGCAGCCCCCACGCCGCCCGCGCGGCCGTGGGAGGCTGGCCACCAGAGCCCgccggcacagcccgccgactgcACCGCGCCCATcggccggggccgccgccccggggaGCCAAGGCCCTCCAACAGAGGAGGCGCCAGATCGCCACCACCTACAACCCCCGCCGAGACCCGCCACCACGCCGCCGGATGGGCCGCGCACGCCCGGGCCACCGCCGGTTCCCGCCGAGATCCGCCGCCCCAGTCCCAACGGGAGCCGCGAGgaatcgccccgccgccgccgtcagccgcACGAGCTTCGCCCGGCGGCttcctccggcggcggcgcggggctaggGG GGCCACTATACTACAAGGGATGGTACCACTTGTTTTACCAGTACAACCCCAAAGGTGCCGATTGGGTGAATACACTTTGGGCTCACTCGGTTTCACGCGACCTCATCAACTGGAATGTTCTTGGTTTAGCCCTCGAGTCAAGCATCCGATCTGACCACTATGGCGTTTGGTCCGGCTCCGCAACAATCCTCCTTGATGGCACACCAGTGTTGGTGTACACAGGGATCAACAGGGCAGACACTCCCTACCAGGTGCAGAACGTTGCCATCCCCAAGAACAAGTCGGACCCACTACTTAGGGAGTGGGTCAAACCAGACTACACTCCGATCATAGTGCCAGATTCGGGCATGAACGTGACACAATTTCGTGACCCGAGCACGGCTTGGCACATAGATGGCCAATGGCGCATACTCGTAGGTGGAGAGAAGGGCTCCCAGGGTCAGGCATATGTGTATTGGAGCACCGACTTCAAGCATTGGGTTCGAGCCAAGCACCCACTTCACTCCGCAATCAACGGTATGTGGGAGTGCCTCGACTTCTTTCCGGTGCTCGTGCAAGGGAAGAAAGGTCTCGACACATCCGAGCATAGTGGCAGAGTCAAGTATGTGCTCAAGAGTAGCCTCGAGAAGGCTCGGTATGACTACTACACCATCGGAACCTATAATAATAGGACTGAGCGTTATGTGCCCGATGATCTAAATGGTGACTACCACCGCCTCCGCTACGACTATGGGAAATTCTATGCGTCCAAGACATTCTTCGACCCCGCAAAGCAGAGACGGGTCCTTGTAGGATGGGCCAATGAGTCAGACACCGTTCCAGACGACATCGCCAAGGGTTGGTCCGGCATTCAT GCAATCCCAAGGAAGATATGGCTTGACCCCGGTGGCAAGCAGCTCGTGCAGTGGCCCATTGAGGAGGTCGAGCAGCTGAGGCGTAAGTCTGTTGGTGTGACAAACAAGGTCGTGAAGCCTAGGAATCATTTTGAGGTTAAAGGCCTGGAGACTTACCAG GCTGATGTGGAGGTGAGTTTCGAGATACCAAGCCTGGAAAGGGCCGAGCCGTTCGATCATGCATTCTCGAACGATGCTCAGAAGCTGTGTAGAATGAAGGGTGCGGATAAGAAGGGCGGAGTAGGTCCCTTTGGTTTGTGGGTGCTAGCATCTGCCAACTTGGAGGAGAAGACCGCGGTTTTCTTCAGGATTTTCAGGGATGGTCATGGCAAGCCAGTGGTCCTGATGTGCACTGACCCTACCAA GTCATCTCTCGGTCGTGATCTTGACAAGCCAACTTATGCCGGGTTTGTCAACGTCAATGTTTCATCATCCGGCGAGATCTCTTTGAGAAGCTTG ATTGATCATTCAGTCGTTGAGAGCTTTGGTGCTGGAGGCAGGACCTGCATCATATCAAGGGTGTACCCATCCATCGCCATAGGGCAAAACGCTCATCTTTACGTCTTCAACAATGGAGATGTGGATGTCAAGGTGTCGCGCCTCAAGGCCTGGGAAATGCAGAGTTCCAAGATGATTAATAGTGCTTAA